The following coding sequences are from one Parabacteroides pacaensis window:
- a CDS encoding glycoside hydrolase family 43 protein, protein MKLNRYKMFLIAAVALWAGNSKGETKNPPKSGNPIFQGWYADPHAMIYGKTYWVYPTLSDEYEKQIQMDCFSSKDLVHWKKHTNILDTAEVKWAKKCLWAPAAIQKDGKYYLFFGANDVHEGEIGGIGVAVANKPQGPYKDLLGKPLINEIVNGAQPIDQFVYEEDGKYYMYYGGWGHCNVVKLKDDFTGFEPFEDGTIYREITPEKYVEGSFMFKKNGKYYFMWSEGGWTGPDYSVAYAISDSPFGPFKRIGKILQQDMKVATGAGHHSVVNIPGTDEWYIFYHRHPLGDKNGHHRETCIEKMEFAPDGTIKPVQITFEGVEARKIK, encoded by the coding sequence ATGAAGCTAAACAGGTACAAGATGTTTTTAATTGCCGCCGTAGCATTGTGGGCAGGTAACAGTAAAGGGGAAACTAAAAATCCGCCCAAATCGGGCAATCCTATTTTTCAAGGGTGGTATGCCGATCCGCATGCCATGATCTATGGTAAGACTTATTGGGTTTATCCTACCTTATCCGATGAATACGAAAAACAAATACAGATGGATTGCTTTTCTTCCAAAGATTTGGTCCATTGGAAAAAGCATACGAATATTCTCGATACCGCAGAAGTAAAATGGGCGAAAAAATGTTTATGGGCTCCTGCTGCCATTCAGAAAGATGGAAAGTATTATCTTTTTTTTGGTGCCAATGATGTACATGAAGGTGAAATCGGGGGTATCGGTGTGGCTGTGGCTAACAAACCGCAAGGGCCCTATAAAGATTTGCTGGGCAAACCGTTGATTAATGAAATTGTAAACGGTGCACAGCCTATCGACCAGTTCGTGTATGAAGAAGATGGAAAATATTATATGTATTACGGGGGTTGGGGACATTGTAATGTGGTGAAGCTAAAAGATGATTTCACCGGTTTTGAACCGTTTGAAGACGGTACGATTTATAGAGAAATTACTCCGGAAAAATATGTAGAGGGTTCATTCATGTTCAAGAAGAACGGCAAATATTATTTCATGTGGTCGGAAGGCGGTTGGACAGGTCCGGATTATAGCGTGGCGTATGCCATCTCCGATTCTCCTTTCGGCCCGTTTAAAAGGATTGGAAAAATTCTTCAGCAAGATATGAAAGTAGCAACCGGAGCCGGCCATCATTCCGTTGTAAACATTCCCGGTACGGATGAATGGTATATTTTCTATCATCGCCATCCGCTAGGAGATAAAAACGGTCATCACCGCGAAACTTGTATCGAGAAAATGGAGTTTGCTCCGGACGGCACGATTAAACCGGTACAAATTACTTTCGAAGGGGTGGAAGCTCGAAAAATAAAATAA
- a CDS encoding alpha-L-rhamnosidase, with protein sequence MEGCISGRETQEAELKTDKYSQELSDAAAWNACWIGINDSVKLIEDETRLPARYLRKEFTLDNKIKQARLYICGLGAALCYLNGQPLTKDALIHPLTMFSKNLYYNTYDVTNRIQKGINVIGVILGNGRYQTLGAKTLRGVAVPQLLLRLDIEQRDGSRKQIVSDLSWKGTVQGPIIAKNVYDGEEYDARLELGNWLQPGYGDSCWQSVDSFPSPGGQLTAKTMGDIKVMEEIKPVAIKSVADGKYLLDMGQNMVGWLQVKLQGKKNVPVVLRFAEILKNNGTEIDTGNLRAARATDMYIPSRDGLFSWEPRFVYHGFRYVEITGLDEQPAPEDFIGKVSYDEMETIGSFLTSDTLINRIYQNAYWTIRGNYQGMPVDCPQRDERQGWLGDRVGTMRGESFIFHNARLYKKWMQDIEDSMSEEGRISVVSPRTWTIYADDAAWSSAYFYIADMLYTQFGDIYPIKKFYPSMKRWVNYMKEKRLKDYLLPNDEFGDWCMPPESPELIHSLDPARKTNGTVINTTIFYDLLRLMEKFAVLNDSQTDAQQYALLAAKVKDAYNKKFFRYKTAQYDNNTVTANLLSLQLGLVPEGYETNVFNNIVKKIEDDNGHISSGIVGMRYLMQGLTAHGGGELAYRIATNSTYPSWGYMVKKGATTIWELWNGDTADPAMNSANHVMLLGDLIAWFYEDLAGIKNAPASVGFKQLRMEPVFPEQLSFVKASYKSPYGTIKSEWQKNGNYLSWQITIPSNTSAVICVPSRFKVHIKHKGGIIKKGRIMSEKEEKGKHTIELKSGKYWLVSGD encoded by the coding sequence TTGGAAGGGTGTATTTCCGGGAGAGAAACACAGGAAGCCGAACTGAAAACAGACAAGTATTCGCAAGAATTATCGGATGCAGCCGCTTGGAATGCCTGTTGGATAGGAATAAACGATTCTGTCAAGCTAATTGAAGATGAAACACGTCTTCCTGCCCGGTATTTACGTAAAGAATTTACCCTCGATAACAAAATAAAGCAAGCCAGACTATACATCTGCGGCTTGGGTGCTGCTCTATGTTATCTGAACGGGCAACCGCTAACAAAGGATGCACTGATCCACCCTTTGACCATGTTCTCAAAAAACCTTTACTACAACACATACGACGTAACAAACCGGATACAAAAAGGCATAAACGTAATAGGTGTTATTTTAGGAAATGGTCGTTACCAAACTTTAGGTGCAAAAACATTGCGTGGAGTAGCTGTTCCGCAACTATTGCTCCGGCTCGATATAGAACAGAGAGACGGAAGCCGTAAACAGATAGTCAGTGACCTTTCCTGGAAAGGAACTGTTCAAGGCCCTATTATTGCCAAGAATGTATATGACGGAGAAGAATACGATGCCCGTTTGGAGTTGGGAAACTGGCTTCAACCCGGATATGGCGATTCGTGTTGGCAATCTGTAGATTCATTCCCTTCGCCGGGAGGACAATTAACAGCTAAAACTATGGGGGATATAAAAGTAATGGAAGAAATAAAGCCTGTCGCTATTAAGTCGGTAGCAGATGGAAAATACCTGCTGGATATGGGACAAAATATGGTAGGATGGCTACAGGTAAAATTACAAGGAAAAAAGAATGTACCCGTTGTACTGCGCTTTGCGGAAATACTAAAGAATAACGGAACGGAAATAGATACCGGAAACCTGCGTGCAGCCCGGGCTACAGATATGTATATACCTTCCCGCGACGGCCTTTTCTCGTGGGAACCGCGATTTGTTTATCATGGTTTCCGGTATGTCGAGATAACGGGTTTGGATGAACAGCCGGCTCCGGAGGACTTTATCGGAAAGGTATCGTATGATGAAATGGAAACTATCGGTTCTTTTCTAACTTCAGATACACTGATAAACCGGATTTACCAAAATGCTTATTGGACTATACGGGGAAACTACCAAGGCATGCCGGTAGATTGTCCTCAACGAGACGAACGACAAGGATGGTTGGGCGACCGGGTAGGCACCATGAGGGGAGAAAGCTTTATTTTTCATAATGCAAGGCTGTACAAAAAGTGGATGCAAGACATAGAAGATTCGATGAGTGAGGAGGGACGTATTTCAGTTGTCTCTCCAAGAACTTGGACAATTTATGCGGATGATGCCGCTTGGTCGTCTGCATACTTTTATATAGCGGACATGCTTTACACGCAGTTTGGAGACATATACCCTATAAAAAAGTTTTATCCTTCCATGAAACGTTGGGTAAATTACATGAAAGAGAAACGGCTAAAAGACTATCTGCTGCCGAATGATGAATTTGGCGATTGGTGCATGCCTCCGGAATCGCCTGAGTTAATCCATTCCCTCGATCCGGCCCGTAAAACAAATGGAACGGTAATTAATACCACCATCTTTTATGACCTCTTGCGATTAATGGAAAAGTTTGCCGTTTTGAATGATTCACAAACCGATGCACAGCAATATGCGCTACTTGCAGCAAAGGTAAAAGATGCTTATAACAAAAAATTCTTTCGTTATAAAACGGCTCAGTACGATAACAATACGGTAACAGCCAACCTTTTATCTCTCCAATTAGGCTTAGTTCCCGAAGGATATGAAACCAATGTGTTTAATAATATAGTGAAAAAGATAGAGGATGACAATGGGCATATAAGTTCGGGCATTGTGGGAATGCGTTATTTAATGCAAGGACTGACTGCTCATGGGGGAGGTGAGCTTGCTTACCGGATTGCCACCAACAGCACGTATCCGAGTTGGGGCTATATGGTAAAAAAAGGAGCTACCACTATCTGGGAACTTTGGAATGGTGATACGGCTGATCCGGCAATGAATTCTGCTAACCACGTAATGTTATTGGGCGATCTGATAGCATGGTTTTATGAAGACTTGGCGGGTATCAAAAATGCGCCGGCTTCTGTAGGTTTTAAGCAACTGCGGATGGAACCCGTTTTTCCGGAACAACTATCTTTCGTAAAAGCTTCTTATAAGTCGCCATACGGAACGATAAAAAGTGAATGGCAAAAAAATGGAAATTACTTGTCCTGGCAAATAACTATCCCTTCTAATACGTCGGCAGTTATATGTGTCCCTTCCCGATTCAAGGTTCATATTAAGCACAAAGGAGGAATTATTAAAAAAGGAAGAATTATGAGTGAAAAGGAGGAGAAAGGAAAACACACGATAGAATTAAAGAGTGGAAAGTATTGGTTGGTATCAGGTGATTAA
- a CDS encoding right-handed parallel beta-helix repeat-containing protein yields the protein MKYIILCLWTLVIFCGTIVAQPSIAYYVSPAGNDTNAGTQEAPFRTFERAVSQVEITKSQDPSMRVTVYFREGAYPISRTVHLTARGSGSAEAPVAYVAYPGEFPVFHGSIELTKWKRLEDKKLLERLKPSVRNRIFITDLKRSDIADFGDPIQVGNRPDLSYNNEWQILARWPNQGFAYAGKALGKILIPKALNGNSGAKEGIFTYLNANVNRWKDEPDGKLGGYWFWDWNNSYQTIQKIDTVAKTIELKDSCGYRHGLRYFGLNLFCELDTAGEWYLDRKRKQLYWYPPAGVNPAEKVEVVSLSVLNAPFMVSMENCSYVILDGLSFVETRGSGISVKGGSSCFIRNCRLERIGKDGIRMEEGTGHEIDGCFLSHLGNAGIYMKGGNRKTLTPANFVLKQTVVEYFSLFRRTYCPAISADGCGIYIVNNRFSHASSSAMSLAGNDMIAEYNQIDHVVTESDDQGGFDLYLNPSFRGIILRYNRWSDIHGGTHYGAAGIRLDDMISGVQIYGNVFERCGSHEFGAIQIHGGDENRIEDNLFYQCNMAVSFTPYKEEDWHKSFTKLGKILYEEVNINSPLYQTKYPELRNLGKNINVNSIRNNLLVDCDSVFFRDNDMQIIANNPEISSQGNSAEYYCKATFLQPYGIKAIPIEKIGVLTNRWVNK from the coding sequence ATGAAATACATAATTCTTTGTCTTTGGACCCTTGTAATATTTTGCGGAACTATTGTTGCCCAGCCTTCAATAGCTTATTATGTATCTCCGGCAGGAAATGATACCAATGCCGGTACACAGGAAGCCCCTTTCCGGACATTTGAAAGAGCAGTCTCACAAGTGGAAATTACGAAAAGCCAAGACCCGTCGATGAGAGTAACTGTTTATTTCAGGGAAGGGGCCTATCCTATTTCACGTACCGTTCATCTTACCGCTCGTGGAAGTGGCAGCGCGGAAGCTCCTGTAGCATACGTTGCTTATCCTGGAGAATTTCCGGTCTTCCACGGAAGTATAGAATTAACAAAATGGAAACGGTTGGAAGATAAAAAACTTTTGGAGCGATTAAAGCCTTCTGTAAGAAACCGTATTTTTATAACAGACCTTAAGCGATCGGATATAGCAGATTTCGGAGATCCCATTCAAGTTGGAAACCGTCCGGATTTATCTTATAATAATGAGTGGCAAATATTAGCCAGATGGCCCAACCAAGGCTTTGCTTATGCAGGAAAAGCGTTGGGGAAAATCCTTATCCCTAAAGCTTTAAATGGAAACTCAGGAGCCAAAGAAGGAATATTTACTTACTTGAATGCAAACGTAAATAGGTGGAAAGACGAACCGGACGGCAAACTAGGCGGTTACTGGTTCTGGGACTGGAATAACAGCTATCAAACCATTCAAAAGATTGATACAGTTGCCAAAACGATAGAACTAAAAGATTCGTGTGGGTACAGGCACGGCTTGCGCTACTTCGGTCTTAATCTCTTCTGCGAATTGGATACGGCAGGCGAATGGTATCTCGATCGTAAAAGGAAACAATTGTATTGGTATCCGCCCGCAGGAGTAAACCCGGCTGAAAAAGTTGAAGTTGTTTCCTTGTCTGTTCTCAATGCTCCCTTTATGGTTAGCATGGAAAATTGTTCTTACGTGATATTGGACGGGCTTTCTTTCGTGGAAACCAGAGGAAGTGGCATCTCTGTGAAAGGTGGGTCGAGTTGCTTTATCCGGAATTGCCGGCTGGAACGAATCGGGAAAGACGGCATTCGTATGGAAGAAGGGACCGGGCATGAGATAGACGGCTGTTTCCTTAGCCATTTAGGGAATGCCGGAATATATATGAAAGGAGGAAACCGGAAAACGTTGACGCCTGCCAATTTCGTTTTGAAGCAGACGGTAGTAGAGTATTTTTCCCTTTTCAGACGTACCTACTGTCCGGCAATTAGTGCCGATGGGTGCGGAATATATATTGTAAATAACCGTTTCAGCCATGCATCTTCTTCGGCGATGAGCCTGGCGGGAAACGATATGATTGCAGAGTACAATCAAATTGACCATGTGGTAACCGAATCGGACGACCAGGGGGGATTCGATTTATATCTCAACCCGTCGTTTCGCGGCATCATCCTCCGCTATAACCGGTGGAGCGACATACACGGAGGCACGCATTACGGGGCTGCGGGGATTCGCCTGGACGACATGATTTCCGGCGTACAAATATACGGGAATGTATTTGAACGCTGCGGATCACACGAATTCGGAGCCATCCAAATACATGGAGGCGATGAAAACCGGATAGAAGATAATCTGTTTTACCAGTGCAATATGGCTGTTTCTTTTACTCCTTATAAAGAAGAAGACTGGCATAAGAGCTTTACCAAGCTCGGTAAAATACTATACGAAGAAGTGAATATAAATTCTCCGCTTTATCAAACAAAGTATCCGGAACTGAGAAATTTGGGGAAAAATATAAACGTAAATAGTATCCGTAATAATCTGTTAGTAGATTGTGACTCGGTTTTCTTTAGAGACAACGACATGCAGATAATAGCAAATAACCCGGAAATTTCTTCCCAGGGAAACTCTGCCGAATATTACTGTAAAGCAACTTTTCTACAGCCGTACGGCATAAAAGCAATTCCCATAGAAAAGATAGGTGTATTAACTAATCGATGGGTAAACAAATGA
- a CDS encoding SusD/RagB family nutrient-binding outer membrane lipoprotein, with protein sequence MKPSILKIGLTYLLLICLFGCTSDFEKMNKNPFETTHIIPGYLIRNVLQQGLVNMGIWEYQVGDNLHVHFYAQYFASVNSGFVTDRYGWKSSWIHDGFWYSYYSNTTRIRHEVGDWAKEHPEWDNMYQILRICDAMCAARTTDMFGDVPYSEAGQGIPIPKFDSQKDIYYTLFTELKEAVAALKSNTNQESYTELQDIYYKGDVNKWIKLANSLRLRLALRISFIDPEKAKQEGEAALTDVMMESNADNAGALVSLIENSNGHPLYYIGNWDDFRASKTIIDILQKESSVADPRLPLWFGKTQGYVAGTFDHEYHGVPNGLLASQMTEENNKALNNSAVWGFYFNKEWNLQKKGDLEGTDGRPTQEGVYKPLVCMNYAEVCLLKAEAALRGWAGAGDAQTQYEKGIRASFAEFREGVDANLYTTENDDLYIHSGNVKWDPSANFETKLKKVITQKWLALYPNGAEAWSEFRRTGYPVLNPVQASDISVITEGQFIKKVPYTDQEISSNPNALDPSLNQGQGNGQNVRVWWDTGRYK encoded by the coding sequence ATGAAACCTTCAATATTAAAAATAGGACTCACGTATCTGCTGTTGATATGCCTCTTCGGCTGTACAAGCGATTTTGAGAAAATGAATAAAAATCCTTTTGAGACTACCCACATAATTCCCGGCTACCTAATCCGGAATGTTTTACAACAAGGATTGGTTAATATGGGAATTTGGGAATACCAAGTAGGAGATAACCTCCACGTACACTTTTATGCTCAATACTTTGCCTCTGTGAACTCCGGCTTCGTTACCGACCGGTACGGTTGGAAAAGCAGTTGGATACACGATGGTTTCTGGTATTCCTACTACTCCAATACCACCAGAATACGTCACGAAGTAGGAGACTGGGCAAAAGAACACCCGGAATGGGATAACATGTACCAGATTTTACGTATTTGCGATGCAATGTGTGCTGCCCGTACAACCGACATGTTCGGCGATGTACCTTATTCGGAAGCCGGGCAAGGCATCCCAATTCCTAAGTTTGATAGCCAAAAAGATATTTACTATACGCTTTTTACAGAATTGAAGGAAGCCGTGGCGGCATTAAAAAGTAATACCAATCAAGAGTCTTATACAGAACTTCAGGATATCTATTATAAAGGAGATGTAAATAAATGGATTAAGTTAGCTAATTCATTACGGCTACGGTTAGCCTTACGTATTTCCTTTATCGATCCGGAAAAGGCAAAGCAAGAAGGCGAGGCTGCTTTGACAGACGTAATGATGGAAAGTAATGCAGATAATGCCGGTGCTTTGGTATCGCTGATTGAAAATTCAAACGGACATCCGTTGTATTATATCGGGAACTGGGACGACTTCCGGGCAAGCAAAACAATAATCGATATATTGCAGAAAGAAAGTTCGGTGGCAGATCCGCGCCTGCCTCTCTGGTTCGGCAAAACCCAAGGATACGTGGCCGGTACGTTTGATCATGAATATCATGGCGTACCCAACGGGTTATTAGCTTCCCAAATGACGGAAGAAAACAATAAGGCACTCAACAACTCGGCTGTGTGGGGATTTTATTTCAATAAAGAATGGAATCTTCAAAAGAAAGGAGACTTGGAAGGAACCGACGGACGTCCTACCCAGGAAGGCGTATACAAACCCCTTGTTTGTATGAATTACGCAGAAGTATGCTTGTTGAAAGCCGAAGCAGCCCTACGCGGATGGGCTGGTGCGGGTGATGCCCAAACACAGTACGAGAAAGGTATCCGTGCTTCTTTCGCCGAATTTCGCGAAGGTGTGGATGCCAACCTGTATACCACGGAAAACGACGACCTCTATATCCACAGTGGAAATGTAAAATGGGACCCTTCAGCCAACTTCGAAACTAAGCTCAAAAAAGTAATCACCCAAAAATGGCTTGCCTTGTATCCGAACGGAGCAGAAGCTTGGAGCGAATTTCGCCGTACCGGTTATCCGGTTCTGAATCCCGTGCAGGCAAGCGATATCAGTGTAATTACGGAAGGACAGTTCATCAAGAAAGTACCGTATACCGACCAGGAAATCAGTTCAAATCCCAATGCCTTGGATCCTTCTTTGAACCAGGGACAAGGTAACGGACAAAATGTACGTGTATGGTGGGATACGGGACGGTATAAATAA
- a CDS encoding SusC/RagA family TonB-linked outer membrane protein — protein MRFTVLFFFMSLWSALAATYSQTVKLTLDVENKTILQVLKEIEKQSKLTFVYNVEDVKLDKKVSFKLKDKPVADIFKILFDDNGLSYIISDYHITLYKKGKQPQQRPTERKIAGTVTDGNGEPIPGANIVVKNSSSIGTISDINGQFELSVPEGAEIEVSFIGYKNQHIKVTPNKHTYIIELREDLQSLDEIVVTAMGLKREKKALGYAMQEIKADAFSENRAESLSNLLQGKVAGVQIRQSASDVGGSTRVILRGTTSLSGNGPLWVVDGIPISDGKVHSASWSGGRESAGGASEINPENIESISVLKGANAAALYGSRAQNGAVIVTTKQGRSGKLQLEYNGNITATTIYSPYKLQHIYGQGAAGEYSAAATGAWGNKMDGTMIRNWREQIYGDTRYTDYPYSPQGDYIKDFYDTGLNYTNTLTASGGTENMNARFSFSDSRSKGITPGHTLNRQYYDLNTTLKNKYIDLNISANYIRQIGRNRPRMGSAGTMQALILMPNNIRLQDLENPVGADDCFVNWAGKASGFENPYAIIYNENHQVDETNRLIGRIQLVGKITDYLKITGRVGMDWRHTQLKESTIYAKTIQDTGYSLSQNTGKEFNADLTVNFDKKFGDFNVISNLGGACYKPTSQSISGNATTLVIPGLGILGNGNKVVANEGYSTKRVNSAFGNVLVGYKSWVYLEVTGRNDWSSTLPHDHWSYFYPSVSLSGILSDIFSLPEPITYLKIRGSWAKVGNDTGPYRTYNTYSVNQSPEYGISASAPSLYPFFDLKPEETTSIEGGLELSMFHNRLGLDVTYYDARTINQILTVNTASSSGYRTKNINAGKMTSHGLEIMLRGTPIETKDWTWDVIVNWGMNRSKCVELTEGIDYYQLTSTRSAYVRCIPGHRYGEIVGEAYKRDGSGRLLVGDNGMPIRESEKIIGNMNPDWTGAFNTSLRWKNLSFGMLVDVQCGGNFVSYTDMYARGAGTSAKTLANREKGMVVDGIVESTGAQNTKVVSVQDYYNVIGGMSGVAEEFLHDASYVKLRELTIGYTLPQKWLRNLPIRYVKISAVGRNLFYIYKNAPINPEGSYSNADGAQAIEYGALPPTRNLGFSLNVKF, from the coding sequence ATGAGATTTACTGTTTTGTTTTTCTTTATGAGTCTTTGGAGCGCATTAGCTGCCACTTACTCTCAGACGGTCAAGCTAACGCTCGATGTAGAAAATAAAACAATCCTACAGGTATTGAAAGAGATAGAAAAGCAATCTAAATTAACATTCGTTTATAACGTAGAAGACGTTAAATTAGATAAGAAAGTATCTTTTAAACTAAAAGACAAACCGGTTGCAGATATTTTTAAAATTCTGTTTGATGATAACGGATTAAGTTATATAATTTCTGATTACCATATCACTTTATATAAGAAAGGTAAACAACCGCAACAACGTCCGACAGAAAGAAAAATTGCAGGCACAGTAACGGATGGAAACGGAGAACCTATTCCCGGTGCCAATATTGTAGTAAAAAACTCCTCCAGTATCGGTACAATTAGCGATATAAACGGACAATTTGAATTATCGGTTCCGGAAGGAGCAGAAATAGAGGTTTCTTTTATCGGCTATAAAAATCAACACATCAAGGTTACCCCGAATAAGCATACCTATATTATCGAACTCCGCGAAGATCTTCAATCGTTAGACGAAATAGTAGTAACCGCTATGGGGCTTAAACGGGAAAAGAAAGCCTTAGGATATGCCATGCAAGAAATTAAAGCCGATGCTTTTTCCGAGAATCGCGCAGAAAGCTTATCCAACCTGTTGCAAGGAAAGGTTGCCGGTGTGCAAATCCGCCAGTCGGCCAGTGACGTTGGAGGTTCTACCCGGGTTATTCTACGTGGAACTACCTCTTTGTCTGGAAACGGTCCCTTATGGGTGGTCGATGGTATCCCTATCAGTGATGGGAAGGTTCACAGTGCCTCTTGGTCCGGAGGAAGGGAAAGTGCAGGGGGAGCCTCCGAAATAAACCCGGAGAACATCGAATCCATCTCTGTATTGAAAGGTGCCAATGCAGCTGCTTTATATGGCTCGCGAGCACAAAACGGAGCCGTGATTGTTACCACAAAACAAGGACGTTCGGGAAAACTCCAACTTGAATACAATGGGAATATTACCGCAACTACCATCTATAGCCCATATAAATTACAACATATCTACGGCCAGGGAGCTGCAGGTGAATATTCTGCCGCAGCAACGGGAGCCTGGGGTAATAAAATGGATGGAACAATGATCCGGAACTGGCGCGAACAGATCTATGGCGATACCCGTTATACCGATTATCCCTATTCTCCGCAAGGCGACTATATAAAAGACTTTTATGATACGGGATTAAACTATACTAATACCTTAACAGCTTCAGGAGGAACGGAAAATATGAATGCACGTTTCTCGTTTTCTGATTCCCGTAGTAAAGGTATTACGCCGGGACATACGTTGAACAGACAATATTACGATTTAAATACAACACTTAAAAATAAGTATATAGATCTGAATATTTCTGCTAATTACATCCGCCAAATAGGACGTAACCGTCCCCGCATGGGGAGTGCCGGAACTATGCAAGCTTTAATTCTAATGCCTAATAACATCCGTTTGCAGGACTTGGAAAATCCGGTTGGTGCTGACGATTGTTTTGTTAACTGGGCCGGTAAAGCCAGTGGTTTTGAAAATCCCTATGCTATTATTTATAATGAGAATCATCAAGTAGACGAGACGAACCGCTTGATAGGAAGAATACAATTGGTTGGGAAAATTACCGATTATTTGAAAATAACCGGACGTGTTGGAATGGATTGGCGGCACACTCAATTAAAAGAATCCACCATCTATGCAAAAACAATACAAGATACCGGTTACAGCCTGTCCCAGAATACAGGAAAGGAATTTAATGCGGATTTAACTGTCAATTTCGATAAGAAGTTCGGCGATTTCAACGTCATATCGAATCTGGGAGGTGCCTGCTATAAACCTACCAGCCAGAGTATAAGCGGAAATGCCACAACATTAGTAATCCCTGGCTTAGGAATATTGGGAAACGGCAATAAAGTGGTTGCCAATGAAGGATACTCAACCAAACGGGTCAACTCGGCATTCGGAAACGTACTGGTAGGCTATAAAAGCTGGGTTTATCTGGAAGTGACCGGACGTAATGACTGGTCGTCTACCCTTCCTCACGACCACTGGTCTTATTTTTACCCCTCAGTCAGCCTGTCAGGTATCCTTTCGGACATATTTTCCTTGCCTGAACCCATTACATATCTGAAAATACGAGGATCATGGGCTAAAGTAGGAAATGACACGGGCCCTTATCGTACCTACAATACTTACAGCGTAAATCAATCGCCCGAATATGGAATTTCCGCCAGCGCACCCAGTCTGTACCCCTTCTTTGACTTAAAGCCGGAAGAAACTACCTCTATCGAAGGCGGATTGGAACTCAGCATGTTTCATAACCGCTTGGGATTAGACGTCACCTACTACGATGCAAGAACCATCAACCAGATCCTCACCGTAAATACAGCCTCCTCGTCCGGATACAGAACGAAAAACATCAATGCCGGTAAAATGACAAGCCACGGACTGGAAATAATGCTGCGAGGTACGCCCATAGAAACAAAAGACTGGACTTGGGATGTAATCGTAAACTGGGGTATGAATCGTTCCAAATGCGTGGAACTGACAGAAGGCATCGATTATTACCAACTTACTTCTACCCGGTCGGCTTATGTCCGTTGTATACCCGGACATCGCTACGGCGAAATAGTAGGCGAGGCTTATAAACGTGACGGGAGCGGACGCCTTTTAGTAGGCGATAATGGAATGCCTATCAGGGAATCCGAAAAAATCATAGGAAATATGAATCCGGATTGGACAGGTGCCTTTAATACGAGCTTACGTTGGAAAAATCTATCCTTCGGTATGCTGGTCGATGTACAATGCGGAGGCAATTTTGTCTCTTACACAGATATGTACGCCCGAGGAGCCGGAACTTCGGCAAAAACGTTGGCCAACCGGGAAAAAGGAATGGTAGTAGACGGAATCGTCGAGTCCACAGGTGCACAAAATACGAAAGTAGTTTCCGTGCAGGACTACTATAACGTGATTGGCGGTATGAGCGGTGTGGCGGAAGAATTCCTGCATGATGCCTCTTATGTGAAATTACGCGAGCTGACAATCGGGTATACACTCCCGCAGAAGTGGTTGAGAAATCTGCCTATCAGATACGTAAAAATATCTGCTGTAGGACGTAACCTATTTTATATATATAAAAATGCACCCATCAATCCTGAGGGCTCCTATTCAAATGCCGACGGTGCACAAGCCATAGAATACGGTGCATTGCCTCCCACGCGTAACTTAGGCTTTTCCTTGAATGTTAAATTTTAA